A window of the Helianthus annuus cultivar XRQ/B chromosome 4, HanXRQr2.0-SUNRISE, whole genome shotgun sequence genome harbors these coding sequences:
- the LOC110881157 gene encoding replication protein A 70 kDa DNA-binding subunit A-like: MSISVDSNNLSFVNDLNPGKDMWNMKARIIRKWNQGYKMDLIFIDEKGAKIQAGIKTRLIPVFDGQLQEDDVVILSKFGVDWQGVEYGFNFRAYEDILQGEALNALSVDVAGSVIYCGDLEIFDRPPKQTKKMNFDIEDLEGKVLRCTMWNDYALQIKDFISKIPPHEHVMAVIQHGKCKEWKCEYTVQSDKLATRFFLNEEIDEVNELRRWLILKFGQGSGSTSQTILSSQNVFPLHKEFVTDGVKKHVDEISEIEKEMSCVVVATIKIVQEEHGWFYAAFFKCFKKVMGKSEYLQNVENVLDDIVRLPATSLVCPKCHSECTSITTKFKVQVRVQDESGSVSFVMFDRDVQKLLGLAASDIRERQVTQEVADVKDVTLLESSQVSDERTSRDAVSVTADSSAVEVEKDSISSPNGKRMAQNADVVNVGELSTNVRRTQKKLTKLNN; the protein is encoded by the exons ATGTCAATATCAGTTGACAGTAACAATCTTAGTTTTGTTAACGATTTGAATCCTGGGAAAGATATGTGGAACATGAAAGCGAGAATTATTCGAAAATGGAATCAGGGTTACAAGATGGatctcatcttcattgatgaaaaG GGTGCTAAGATTCAAGCAGGTATTAAGACTCGTCTGATACCTGTTTTTGATGGTCAGCTTCAAGAAGATGATGTTGTGATTCTGTCCAAATTTGGTGTTG ATTGGCAAGGTGTTGAGTATGGTTTCAACTTCAGAGCTTATGAAGATATTCTTCAAGGAGAGGCGTTAAACGCCTTGAGTGTTG ATGTTGCTGGATCTGTGATTTATTGTGGAGATCTTGAAATCTTTGATCGACCTCCAAAGCAGACTAAGAAGATGAATTTCGATATTGAAGACTTGGA GGGTAAGGTTTTGCGGTGTACTATGTGGAATGATTATGCTCTGCAGATTAAGGACTTCATTTCTAAAATCCCACCTCATGAGCATGTGATGGCTGTTATACAGCATGGAAAGTGTAAGGAATGGAAAT GTGAATATACTGTTCAAAGTGATAAGTTGGCAACACGATTTTTTCTGaatgaagaaattgatgaagTTAATGAGCTAAGGAGGTG GCTTATACTGAAGTTTGGACAAGGGAGTGGTTCTACTTCTCAAACAATACTATCGTCTCAGAATGTTTTTCCATTGCATAAAGAATTTGTAACTGATGGTGTGAAGAAACACGTCGATGAGATTAGTGAGATAGAAAAG GAAATGTCTTGTGTTGTGGTTGCGACAATTAAGATTGTGCAAGAAGAGCATGGTTGGTTTTATGCTGCCTTTTTTAAGTGTTTCAAGAAGGTGATGGGTAAAAGTGAATACTTGCAGAATGTTGAAAATGTTTTAGATGATATTGTTCGATTGCCTGCGACTTCTTTGGTTTGTCCCAAATGTCATAGTGAATGTACATCGATCACCACAAA GTTCAAGGTGCAAGTACGGGTGCAGGATGAGAGTGGTAGTGTTTCTTTTGTTATGTTTGATAGAGATGTTCAGAAGCTTCTTGGATTAGCCGCGAGTGACATAAGAGAGAGGCAG GTTACTCAAGAGGTAGCTGACGTTAAAGATGTTACCCTTTTAGAATCTTCCCAGGTGTCTGATGAACGAACTTCAAGG GATGCTGTCTCTGTCACGGCCGACTCTTCAGccgttgaagttgaaaaggattCCATATCAAGTCCCAATGGAAAGCGGATGGCTCAAAATGCTGATGTTGTCAACGTTGGTGAGCTATCCACTAATGTGAGAAGAACCCAGAAGAAGCTGACTAAGCTTAACAATTAG